One genomic segment of Amycolatopsis sp. Hca4 includes these proteins:
- a CDS encoding ABC transporter ATP-binding protein translates to MANPVAEVRGLTKRFGDRTVLSHLDLTVGHGEFVALLGRSGSGKSTLLRVLAGLDSDIEGRAEVTATVSVAFQQPRLLPWRKVWRNVVLGLRQDGVSKSRNRALAEKALAEVHLTEHADDWPLTLSGGEAQRVSLARALVREPGLLLLDEPFGALDALTRISMHGLVQDLWRRHRPGVLLVTHDVDEALRLADRVLVLDDGRIVAEHRPRDAADHDDLRRRVLADLGVTEDVVA, encoded by the coding sequence GTGGCGAACCCGGTAGCCGAGGTCCGTGGCCTCACCAAGCGGTTCGGCGACCGGACTGTGCTGTCCCACCTCGACCTGACCGTCGGGCACGGCGAATTCGTCGCCCTGCTCGGCCGCAGCGGGTCCGGCAAGTCGACGCTGCTGCGCGTGCTCGCCGGGCTGGATTCCGACATCGAAGGCCGCGCGGAAGTCACCGCGACGGTTTCGGTCGCGTTCCAGCAGCCGAGACTGCTGCCGTGGCGGAAGGTCTGGCGCAACGTCGTCCTCGGCCTGCGCCAGGACGGCGTGTCCAAGTCCCGCAACCGGGCACTGGCCGAAAAAGCACTGGCCGAGGTGCACCTCACCGAGCACGCCGACGACTGGCCGCTCACGCTGTCCGGCGGCGAGGCCCAGCGCGTTTCGCTGGCTCGCGCGCTGGTGCGCGAACCCGGCCTGCTGCTGCTCGACGAGCCGTTCGGCGCACTGGACGCGCTCACCCGGATCTCCATGCACGGCCTCGTGCAGGACCTCTGGCGGCGGCACCGACCGGGCGTGCTGCTGGTGACCCACGACGTCGACGAGGCCCTCCGGCTGGCCGACCGCGTCCTGGTGCTCGACGACGGGCGGATCGTGGCCGAGCACCGGCCCCGCGACGCCGCCGACCACGACGACCTCCGCCGGCGCGTGCTGGCCGACCTGGGAGTGACCGAAGATGTTGTGGCGTAA
- a CDS encoding MBL fold metallo-hydrolase, whose amino-acid sequence MTDRLYFRQLLAGRDFAVGDPVATQMVNFAYLIGDRETSEAVIVDPAYAVRDLLDVLAQDGMRLTGVLATHHHPDHVGGEMLGFSLPGIAELLAVEPVPIHVNGAETEWVKRVTGVSGTDLRAHDHDDVLEVGAIPIRLLHTPGHTPGSQCFLVEDKLVSGDTLFLEGCGRTDFPGGDADEIYRSLQALAALPGDPVVYPGHQYSAEPSAALSEVKRSNFVYRPRSLDEWKVMFGG is encoded by the coding sequence ATGACTGATCGGCTCTACTTCCGGCAGCTGCTCGCCGGGCGTGACTTCGCCGTCGGGGATCCCGTCGCGACGCAGATGGTGAACTTCGCCTACCTGATCGGCGACCGCGAGACCTCCGAGGCCGTCATCGTCGACCCCGCCTACGCCGTGCGGGATCTCCTCGACGTCCTGGCGCAGGACGGCATGCGGCTCACCGGCGTGCTGGCCACCCACCACCACCCCGACCACGTCGGCGGCGAGATGCTCGGCTTCTCGCTGCCCGGGATCGCCGAGCTGCTCGCCGTCGAACCGGTGCCGATCCACGTCAACGGGGCCGAGACCGAGTGGGTCAAGCGGGTCACCGGCGTCTCCGGCACCGACCTGCGCGCCCACGACCACGACGACGTGCTCGAGGTCGGCGCCATCCCGATCCGGCTGCTGCACACGCCCGGGCACACCCCCGGCAGCCAGTGCTTCCTGGTCGAGGACAAGCTCGTCTCCGGCGACACGCTCTTCCTGGAAGGCTGCGGCCGCACCGACTTCCCCGGCGGTGACGCCGACGAGATCTACCGCAGCCTGCAGGCGCTCGCCGCCCTGCCCGGTGACCCGGTGGTCTACCCCGGGCACCAGTACTCGGCCGAGCCGTCGGCCGCGCTCTCGGAGGTCAAGCGCTCCAACTTCGTCTACCGGCCCCGGTCGCTGGACGAATGGAAGGTCATGTTCGGCGGCTGA
- a CDS encoding TetR/AcrR family transcriptional regulator, with product MPGRTWAGTTLDDRKALRRDRLVAAGLELLGTEGSAGTSVRAVCRHAKLTERYFYESFANREELVAAVYEHVGEEARQALVDAVRDAPTPVSRAENAVRAFVELIVDDPRKGRVLLLAPLTDPALTRRGLHLLPVFAALVGEQLSHGDETERRMVAVGLVGALSNVFIAYLDGSLKVSRERLVAHCVKLVLGADSH from the coding sequence ATGCCGGGCCGGACCTGGGCGGGCACGACGCTGGACGACCGGAAGGCGCTCCGGCGCGACCGGCTGGTGGCCGCCGGCCTGGAACTGCTGGGCACCGAGGGATCGGCCGGGACGAGCGTCCGCGCGGTCTGCCGGCACGCGAAGCTCACCGAGCGCTACTTCTACGAGAGCTTCGCCAACCGCGAAGAACTCGTCGCGGCCGTGTACGAGCACGTCGGCGAAGAGGCGCGGCAGGCGCTCGTCGACGCCGTGCGGGACGCCCCGACGCCGGTGTCGCGGGCGGAGAACGCGGTGCGGGCGTTCGTCGAGCTGATCGTGGACGACCCCCGCAAGGGCCGGGTCCTGCTGCTCGCGCCGCTGACCGACCCCGCGCTGACCCGCCGCGGCCTGCACCTGCTGCCGGTGTTCGCCGCACTGGTCGGCGAGCAGCTGTCCCACGGCGACGAGACCGAACGCCGGATGGTCGCCGTCGGGCTGGTCGGCGCGCTGAGCAACGTCTTCATCGCCTACCTCGACGGGTCGCTGAAGGTCTCGCGCGAACGGCTCGTCGCGCACTGCGTGAAGCTCGTCCTCGGTGCCGACAGCCACTGA
- a CDS encoding IclR family transcriptional regulator has protein sequence MRTAGRNDGASGDGLVATRLAALLEAFRPGDETLGVSELARRTGLAKTTVHRLVGHLTDTGLLEREAGAVRLGLRLFEIGQLASPRRGLVEAARPYLADLREATRNTVHLAILEGTEVVYLDVLRGPDAPTLPSRIGGRFPAHATGVGKAILAFSPEPVVNQVIDAGLPRMSARTITAPGLLRRQLTRVREDGIALEREESGVGVVCAASPLLDARGVAVAAVSISGWANRMRTERVAPAVRTVALALTRTLSGSTADSRR, from the coding sequence ATGCGTACCGCTGGGCGGAACGACGGCGCGAGCGGCGACGGCCTCGTCGCGACCCGGCTCGCCGCGCTCCTGGAAGCCTTCCGGCCGGGCGACGAGACCCTCGGCGTCTCCGAACTGGCCCGGCGGACCGGGCTGGCGAAGACGACCGTGCACCGGCTCGTCGGGCACCTGACCGACACCGGGCTGCTCGAACGCGAGGCCGGGGCGGTGCGGCTCGGGCTGCGGCTGTTCGAGATCGGCCAGCTGGCTTCGCCGCGGCGCGGGCTGGTGGAGGCGGCCCGGCCGTACCTGGCCGACCTGCGCGAGGCCACCCGCAACACGGTCCACCTCGCCATCCTCGAAGGCACCGAAGTGGTGTACCTGGACGTGCTGCGCGGCCCGGACGCGCCGACGCTGCCCTCGCGCATCGGCGGCCGGTTCCCCGCGCACGCCACCGGCGTCGGCAAGGCGATCCTCGCGTTCTCGCCGGAACCGGTGGTGAACCAGGTGATCGACGCCGGGCTGCCGCGGATGAGCGCGCGGACGATCACCGCACCGGGCCTGCTGCGGCGGCAGCTCACCCGGGTCCGGGAAGACGGGATCGCCTTGGAGCGCGAAGAATCCGGCGTCGGCGTGGTGTGCGCGGCGAGCCCGCTGCTCGACGCCCGCGGTGTCGCGGTGGCGGCGGTGTCGATTTCCGGCTGGGCCAACCGGATGCGGACCGAACGGGTCGCCCCGGCCGTCCGTACGGTGGCGCTGGCGTTGACCCGGACGCTCTCCGGATCCACTGCGGACAGTCGACGATAA
- a CDS encoding ABC transporter substrate-binding protein, with product MLWRKGILAVTAALVVSACGTAGGDGPAAVPATVGAADLAKVTLKVGDQKGGVKSLLIAANLLQGTPYKIEWATFTSGPPLLEAASAGAIDAGRVGNTPPIFAAAAKAKIKVISVARSNVEREAILVPPDSPLQNAASLKGKTIGVAKGSSAHGQLLNTLHNNGLSTKDVKLSFLQPSEAYAAFTQHTIDAWAIWDPYTAQAQLEAHARVLADGRGASNGLAFLTAGTAALGDPGKNSALRDFAVRVVKAQKWADTHRDAWAQAWAKETGLKVEVAQKAVDAGRDQPIVLDDSVVASEQQLADAFTDEKTLPGKVDFAAFVDRRYGPDLDQARSNG from the coding sequence ATGTTGTGGCGTAAGGGAATACTGGCCGTCACGGCGGCACTCGTGGTGTCCGCGTGCGGGACGGCGGGCGGCGACGGCCCGGCCGCCGTGCCGGCCACGGTCGGCGCGGCGGACCTGGCGAAGGTGACGCTCAAGGTGGGCGACCAGAAGGGCGGGGTGAAGTCCCTGCTCATCGCGGCGAACCTGCTGCAGGGGACGCCGTACAAGATCGAGTGGGCGACGTTCACCTCCGGCCCGCCGCTGCTGGAGGCCGCCTCGGCCGGCGCGATCGACGCCGGGCGCGTCGGCAACACGCCGCCGATCTTCGCGGCCGCCGCGAAGGCGAAGATCAAGGTGATCAGCGTGGCGCGCAGCAACGTCGAGCGGGAAGCCATCCTCGTCCCGCCGGACTCGCCGCTGCAGAACGCCGCCTCCCTGAAGGGCAAGACGATCGGCGTCGCCAAGGGCAGCTCGGCGCACGGGCAGCTGCTGAACACGCTGCACAACAACGGCTTGTCCACAAAGGACGTCAAGCTGAGCTTCCTCCAGCCGTCCGAGGCGTACGCCGCGTTCACCCAGCACACCATCGACGCGTGGGCGATCTGGGACCCCTACACCGCGCAGGCGCAGCTCGAAGCCCACGCGCGGGTGCTGGCCGACGGCCGGGGTGCGTCGAACGGCCTGGCCTTCCTGACCGCGGGCACGGCCGCGCTCGGCGATCCCGGCAAGAACTCCGCGCTGCGCGACTTCGCGGTGCGCGTGGTCAAGGCGCAGAAGTGGGCCGACACCCACCGCGACGCGTGGGCGCAGGCGTGGGCCAAGGAGACCGGGCTGAAGGTCGAAGTCGCGCAGAAGGCCGTCGACGCGGGCCGCGACCAGCCGATCGTGCTGGACGACTCCGTGGTCGCGTCCGAACAGCAGCTCGCGGACGCCTTCACCGACGAGAAGACTTTGCCGGGGAAGGTGGACTTCGCCGCCTTCGTCGACCGGCGGTACGGTCCCGACCTGGACCAGGCGAGGAGCAACGGATGA
- a CDS encoding LLM class flavin-dependent oxidoreductase: MSIRLHWFLPTSGDGRTIVERFHANRSAGPAAQRDPDLDYLAQVARAAERQGFEGVLTPTGTWCEDAWLTTAALIRETSRLKFLVAFRPGVISPTLAAQMAGTFQRLSGGRVLLNIVTGGDAVEQRRFGDWHDHDARYARTDEFLTIVRGVWSGEPFSFEGEHLRVEGATTLAAPDPVPPIYFGGSSPAALPVAARHADVYLTWGEPPAQVAEKIGRVRELAGDRPIRFGVRLHTISRDTSAEAWAEAQKLLDALSPEQVAKAQAQLAASESVGQQRMVALHGGRYGDGVRALEIHPNLWAGVGLVRGGAGTALVGSHEEVADLIEEYHSVGVSEFVLSGYPHLEEAYWFGDGVRPELARRGLLADVPALRRPSHPERNVSAL; the protein is encoded by the coding sequence ATGAGCATCAGGCTGCACTGGTTCCTGCCCACCAGCGGCGACGGCCGCACGATCGTGGAACGCTTCCACGCCAACCGCTCCGCCGGCCCGGCCGCCCAGCGCGACCCGGACCTGGACTACCTGGCCCAGGTCGCCCGCGCGGCCGAGCGGCAGGGTTTCGAAGGCGTCCTGACCCCGACCGGCACCTGGTGCGAGGACGCGTGGCTCACCACCGCCGCGCTGATCCGGGAGACGAGCCGGCTGAAGTTCCTGGTCGCCTTCCGCCCCGGCGTCATCTCGCCGACGCTCGCCGCGCAGATGGCGGGCACGTTCCAGCGGCTTTCCGGCGGCCGCGTGCTGCTCAACATCGTCACCGGCGGCGACGCGGTGGAGCAGCGCCGCTTCGGCGACTGGCACGACCACGACGCCCGGTACGCCCGCACGGACGAGTTCCTCACCATTGTGCGCGGTGTCTGGTCCGGTGAGCCGTTCAGCTTCGAAGGCGAGCACCTGCGCGTCGAAGGCGCGACGACGCTGGCCGCGCCGGACCCGGTGCCGCCGATCTACTTCGGCGGCTCGTCACCGGCCGCGCTCCCGGTTGCCGCCCGGCACGCCGACGTCTACCTGACCTGGGGCGAACCGCCCGCGCAGGTCGCGGAGAAGATCGGCCGCGTCCGCGAGCTGGCCGGCGACCGGCCCATCCGGTTCGGCGTCCGGCTGCACACGATCTCGCGGGACACCTCGGCCGAGGCGTGGGCGGAGGCGCAGAAGCTGCTCGACGCGCTGAGCCCGGAGCAGGTCGCGAAGGCCCAGGCGCAGCTGGCCGCGAGCGAGTCGGTGGGGCAGCAGCGGATGGTCGCGCTGCACGGCGGCCGGTACGGCGACGGGGTCCGTGCGCTGGAGATCCACCCCAACCTGTGGGCGGGCGTCGGCCTGGTGCGCGGCGGGGCGGGGACCGCGCTGGTCGGCAGCCACGAGGAGGTCGCCGACCTGATCGAGGAGTACCACAGCGTCGGCGTGAGCGAGTTCGTGCTGTCGGGCTACCCGCACCTGGAGGAGGCGTACTGGTTCGGGGACGGGGTGCGGCCGGAGCTGGCCCGGCGCGGCCTGCTGGCCGACGTCCCGGCGTTGCGGCGGCCGTCGCACCCGGAGCGGAACGTTTCGGCGTTGTAG
- a CDS encoding ABC transporter permease: MSISTTGVLAHARKRAAEPPRKAGRRLDLRRWISPVVLLAAWQLASATGVLPPDKLSAPWTVVQAGIESARSGELGAAFAVSLGRVGAGFALGALAGVLLGIVSGLSRWGEALVDPPVQMLRTLPFLGLIPLFILWFGIGEETKIVLVALGVAFPLYLNVHSGIRGADPALVEASRALGFSRAERLWHVVLPGALPQALVGLRQSLGLAWLALIVGETVNADAGVGYLINNAREFLRTDVVVVGLVLYALLGLVTDALVRLLERKVLRWRTR, encoded by the coding sequence GTGTCGATTTCCACCACGGGCGTGCTCGCGCATGCCCGGAAACGCGCCGCCGAGCCGCCGCGCAAGGCCGGCAGGCGGCTTGATCTGCGGCGCTGGATCAGCCCGGTGGTGCTGCTGGCCGCCTGGCAGCTCGCCAGCGCCACCGGTGTCCTGCCGCCGGACAAGCTCAGTGCACCGTGGACGGTCGTGCAGGCCGGCATCGAGTCCGCCCGCAGCGGCGAACTCGGTGCCGCCTTCGCGGTGTCCCTCGGCCGGGTCGGTGCCGGCTTCGCCCTCGGCGCGCTCGCCGGTGTCCTGCTCGGCATCGTCTCCGGGCTGTCCCGCTGGGGCGAAGCCCTGGTCGATCCGCCGGTGCAGATGCTGCGGACGCTGCCGTTCCTCGGCCTGATCCCGCTGTTCATCCTGTGGTTCGGCATCGGCGAAGAGACCAAAATCGTGCTGGTCGCGCTCGGCGTGGCCTTCCCGCTCTACCTCAACGTCCACTCGGGAATCCGCGGCGCCGACCCGGCGCTGGTCGAAGCGTCACGGGCGCTCGGGTTCAGCCGGGCGGAGCGGCTGTGGCACGTGGTCCTGCCCGGCGCGCTGCCGCAGGCGCTGGTCGGGTTGCGGCAGTCGCTCGGGCTGGCCTGGCTCGCGCTGATCGTCGGCGAGACGGTCAACGCCGACGCCGGTGTCGGCTACCTGATCAACAACGCCCGCGAATTCCTCCGCACCGACGTCGTGGTCGTCGGACTGGTCCTGTACGCCCTGCTCGGCCTGGTCACCGACGCGCTGGTCCGGCTGCTCGAACGGAAGGTGCTGCGGTGGCGAACCCGGTAG
- a CDS encoding oxygenase MpaB family protein has protein sequence MTPEPLGPDSLTWKYFGDWRGLLIGLWAGSMQNMHPGLGAGVEQHSRFFEERWQRLFRSLYPIGGVVYDGPRAHATALEVRGYHDRIKGVDARGRRYHALDPDTYYWAHATFFVSTILIAGHFMGGIGETEKRQLFDEHVRWWRMYDMSMRPVPESWEDFQRYWKHMCTDVLEDNKATRDVLDIRGLGKPPFLPWLPDALWRPVRGVIARHFVWLTIGLYDREIRDLLGFRWTERDARRHRRFGKLVNAVFKLVPHDRRYHPRARAGWRRVRGEVAPDAPLVETPPRNLPPLPERGKPEHYAPNVRRNT, from the coding sequence ATGACACCCGAGCCGCTGGGGCCGGACTCGCTGACCTGGAAGTACTTCGGCGACTGGCGCGGCCTGCTGATCGGCCTCTGGGCCGGGTCCATGCAGAACATGCACCCCGGCCTCGGCGCCGGCGTCGAGCAGCACTCGCGGTTCTTCGAAGAGCGCTGGCAGCGGCTGTTCCGCTCGCTCTACCCGATCGGCGGCGTGGTCTACGACGGCCCGCGCGCCCACGCGACCGCCCTCGAAGTCCGCGGCTACCACGACCGCATCAAGGGCGTCGACGCCCGGGGCCGTCGCTACCACGCGCTCGACCCGGACACCTACTACTGGGCCCACGCGACCTTCTTCGTCAGCACCATCCTCATCGCCGGCCACTTCATGGGCGGCATCGGCGAAACCGAGAAGCGGCAGCTGTTCGACGAGCACGTCCGCTGGTGGCGGATGTACGACATGAGCATGCGGCCGGTGCCGGAGAGCTGGGAGGACTTCCAGCGGTACTGGAAGCACATGTGCACCGACGTCCTCGAGGACAACAAGGCCACCCGGGACGTCCTCGACATCCGCGGCCTCGGCAAGCCGCCCTTCCTGCCCTGGCTGCCGGACGCGCTGTGGCGGCCGGTCCGGGGGGTGATCGCGCGCCACTTCGTGTGGCTCACGATCGGCCTGTACGACCGCGAGATCCGCGACCTGCTCGGCTTCCGCTGGACCGAACGCGACGCGCGCCGGCACCGGCGCTTCGGGAAGCTCGTCAACGCCGTGTTCAAGCTCGTTCCGCACGACCGCCGCTACCACCCGCGAGCGCGCGCCGGCTGGCGCCGGGTCCGCGGTGAGGTGGCTCCGGACGCGCCCTTGGTCGAGACTCCACCCAGGAACCTGCCGCCGCTGCCGGAGCGGGGCAAGCCCGAGCACTACGCGCCGAACGTCCGTCGAAACACTTAG
- a CDS encoding LLM class F420-dependent oxidoreductase, whose product MKLGFHVGYWQSGPTPGALEAVLKAEALGFDSVWTAEAYGSDAFTPLAWYGASTSRIRLGTNIVQMAARTPTATAMSALTLDHLSGGRMVLGLGASGPQVVEGWYGQPYPKPLARTREYIDIVRQVLAREAPVTLDGEHFQLPYQGGAGLGKPLKPTVHPLRKDIPIHLAAEGPKNVALAAEIADGWLPLFFSPKSNDFYKAALEEGFSRPGARHTFDTFEVPCSLPVIVHDDVEEAASWIKPSLALYIGGMGAKSVNFHHDVYARLGYGDVADEVQELFLAGRKAEAAAAIPTSLVEDTSLIGPPEKIREELKAWEDTVVTQLLLRGDAATLEKIARALG is encoded by the coding sequence GTGAAGCTGGGATTCCACGTCGGGTACTGGCAGAGCGGCCCGACCCCGGGTGCGCTGGAAGCCGTCCTCAAGGCCGAGGCGCTCGGTTTCGACTCGGTGTGGACGGCGGAGGCGTACGGCTCGGACGCCTTCACGCCGCTGGCCTGGTACGGCGCTTCCACCAGCCGCATCCGGCTGGGCACGAACATCGTCCAGATGGCCGCCAGGACCCCGACCGCGACGGCGATGAGCGCGCTGACCCTCGACCACCTCTCCGGCGGCCGGATGGTGCTCGGGCTCGGCGCGTCCGGCCCCCAGGTCGTCGAGGGCTGGTACGGCCAGCCGTACCCGAAGCCGCTGGCCCGCACGCGCGAGTACATCGACATCGTCCGCCAGGTGCTCGCCCGCGAGGCACCGGTGACCCTCGACGGCGAGCACTTCCAGCTGCCCTACCAGGGCGGCGCCGGCCTCGGCAAGCCGCTGAAGCCGACCGTCCACCCGCTGCGCAAGGACATCCCGATCCACCTCGCCGCCGAAGGCCCCAAGAACGTGGCCCTCGCGGCCGAGATCGCCGACGGCTGGCTGCCGCTGTTCTTCTCGCCCAAGAGCAACGACTTCTACAAGGCCGCGCTCGAAGAAGGCTTCTCGCGGCCGGGTGCCCGGCACACGTTCGACACCTTCGAGGTGCCGTGCTCGCTGCCGGTGATCGTGCACGACGACGTCGAGGAGGCGGCGAGCTGGATCAAGCCGTCGCTGGCGTTGTACATCGGCGGGATGGGCGCCAAGAGCGTCAACTTCCACCACGACGTGTACGCGCGGCTGGGCTACGGCGACGTCGCCGACGAGGTCCAGGAGCTCTTCCTCGCCGGCCGCAAGGCGGAGGCGGCCGCGGCGATCCCGACGTCGCTGGTGGAGGACACCTCCCTGATCGGGCCGCCGGAGAAGATCCGCGAAGAGCTCAAGGCCTGGGAGGACACCGTCGTCACCCAGCTGCTCCTGCGCGGGGACGCCGCGACGCTGGAGAAGATCGCCCGCGCCTTGGGCTGA
- a CDS encoding glycosyl transferase, whose protein sequence is MVQHRPVSAAQRLLSLDIVLALLGLAGGLRVLYLAAPGPALPTEAATVAHAYALGNLTTFADAGGAGVSPFGWLQLAAATMVSDAFGRSATALAAVRETVLVAALVAAVLSWILARRLGLTRWAAAAAVLLVAASPLALGLQRLVVVEHLAAAWALGALALITRRRARIRHDIAASACLLAAVLTSPLALFFLPAAGWLLVRRAPVRAALVVVLLNLGLGIAFGPAAGVLRPHLAAATPPTVTDWAALDPAWVVLSVLGLVVAPAVKAVRPLAATGLLLAATLLVPGVPATAVLALLVPVTPLLLAGIAQATARHRVPGGLESKPASALPRAADTAARLASTKDTNHGPRTGARHSRRIVVGAAAVVAALAVSWSSGYPGLHPSVARGGTLAAARDWLHANASGSRLLVDDAAWAELANSGWPTGMLAPPAACSVACPPAEWAVFGSGETALRTHYPALDGAFAGAGPTAVFGAGDTRVTVWRLGLPPADPAAPPEAPARAHAGAALAASARVSPSPAAAAVLRDGCADPRLISTIAALAAIQPVGIAAFPEVAGEDAAGQPRRRVLLTGGEDGTTAFYTGQRDLFRPASVVRTADGVLVTYPLFAPPGLLPLTR, encoded by the coding sequence ATGGTCCAGCACCGCCCGGTCTCCGCCGCGCAGCGGTTGCTGTCGCTCGACATCGTCCTGGCGTTGCTGGGGCTGGCCGGCGGCCTGCGCGTGCTCTACCTGGCCGCGCCCGGCCCGGCCCTGCCCACGGAGGCGGCGACCGTCGCCCACGCTTACGCCCTCGGCAACCTGACGACGTTCGCCGACGCGGGCGGAGCGGGGGTGAGCCCGTTCGGCTGGCTGCAGCTGGCGGCGGCCACGATGGTCTCGGACGCGTTCGGCCGCTCGGCCACGGCGCTGGCCGCGGTGCGGGAGACGGTGCTGGTCGCCGCGCTGGTGGCGGCGGTGCTGTCGTGGATCCTGGCGCGGCGGCTGGGCCTGACCCGCTGGGCCGCCGCGGCGGCGGTGCTGCTGGTGGCGGCGTCCCCGCTGGCGCTGGGGCTGCAGCGGCTGGTGGTCGTGGAGCACCTGGCGGCGGCGTGGGCACTGGGGGCGCTGGCCCTGATCACCCGTCGGCGCGCCCGCATCCGCCACGACATCGCGGCGTCGGCGTGCCTGCTGGCGGCGGTGCTGACGTCTCCGCTGGCGCTGTTCTTCCTGCCGGCGGCGGGCTGGTTGCTGGTACGCCGGGCCCCGGTCCGGGCGGCGTTGGTGGTGGTGCTGCTGAACCTGGGCCTGGGCATCGCGTTCGGCCCGGCGGCGGGGGTGTTGCGGCCCCACCTGGCGGCGGCGACCCCGCCGACGGTGACGGACTGGGCGGCGCTGGACCCGGCGTGGGTGGTGTTGTCGGTGCTCGGCTTGGTGGTGGCGCCGGCGGTGAAGGCGGTCCGGCCGCTGGCGGCAACGGGGCTTTTGCTCGCGGCGACCTTGCTCGTGCCGGGGGTGCCGGCCACGGCCGTGCTGGCGTTGCTGGTGCCGGTGACACCGCTGTTGCTGGCGGGGATCGCGCAGGCGACGGCCCGCCATCGGGTGCCTGGTGGGCTCGAAAGCAAGCCTGCTTCCGCCCTCCCCCGGGCCGCCGACACAGCTGCCCGCCTCGCGTCCACAAAGGACACGAACCACGGTCCCCGGACCGGAGCCCGTCACAGCCGCCGGATCGTGGTCGGGGCCGCCGCCGTCGTCGCCGCGCTTGCCGTCAGCTGGAGCTCCGGCTACCCCGGTCTCCACCCCTCGGTCGCCCGGGGCGGCACGCTCGCCGCCGCCCGGGACTGGTTGCACGCCAACGCCTCCGGCTCCCGGCTGCTCGTCGATGACGCAGCCTGGGCCGAGCTCGCCAACTCCGGCTGGCCCACCGGCATGCTCGCCCCGCCCGCAGCCTGCTCGGTCGCCTGCCCGCCCGCCGAATGGGCCGTCTTCGGCAGCGGTGAAACCGCCCTTCGCACCCACTACCCCGCCCTGGACGGTGCCTTCGCCGGCGCCGGACCCACCGCCGTCTTCGGGGCCGGGGACACGCGGGTCACCGTCTGGCGGCTCGGGCTGCCCCCGGCCGATCCCGCCGCGCCACCCGAAGCCCCGGCCCGGGCGCACGCCGGGGCCGCACTGGCCGCGTCGGCGCGGGTCAGCCCGTCGCCCGCGGCCGCCGCCGTGTTGCGGGACGGCTGCGCCGATCCACGGCTCATCTCCACCATCGCCGCGCTCGCCGCCATCCAGCCCGTCGGCATCGCCGCCTTCCCCGAGGTCGCCGGCGAGGACGCCGCCGGCCAGCCGCGCCGGCGCGTCCTGCTCACCGGCGGCGAAGACGGCACCACGGCCTTCTACACCGGCCAGCGCGACCTCTTCCGCCCGGCCTCGGTCGTCCGCACCGCCGACGGCGTCCTCGTCACGTACCCGCTGTTCGCCCCACCCGGGCTCCTCCCGCTGACGCGGTAG
- a CDS encoding N-terminal phage integrase SAM-like domain-containing protein, translating into MDAMKAKAKKGVIINDRQTVGEYLVTWLNGKKDIKANTIKLYRGHINRYWLPRIGHIRLIDLRVAHVAAVIEAIDERNELILAGRLPKRVRFVCNSSKQCIRSMLRTALNNAIRAEDGPIAVNVAALVKLPSGKSPKPMVWTEERAVMAWRADHTGQFLDYVADHPLYAMWYRMVHRGPRCGECAGWSGRRTARCGRGIQWS; encoded by the coding sequence ATGGACGCGATGAAGGCGAAGGCCAAGAAGGGCGTCATCATCAACGACCGTCAGACGGTCGGGGAGTACCTGGTCACGTGGCTCAATGGAAAGAAGGACATCAAGGCCAACACGATCAAGTTGTACCGCGGGCACATCAACCGCTACTGGCTGCCGCGCATCGGCCACATCCGCCTTATCGATTTGCGGGTCGCTCACGTGGCTGCGGTGATCGAGGCGATCGACGAGCGCAACGAGCTGATCCTCGCCGGCCGATTGCCCAAGCGCGTGCGATTCGTCTGCAACTCCAGCAAGCAGTGCATCCGGTCCATGCTGCGTACAGCGCTGAACAACGCCATCCGGGCGGAGGATGGGCCAATCGCGGTCAACGTCGCAGCGCTGGTGAAGCTCCCGAGCGGCAAGTCTCCGAAGCCGATGGTGTGGACCGAGGAGCGTGCGGTCATGGCCTGGCGAGCCGACCACACCGGCCAGTTTCTCGATTACGTTGCCGACCACCCGCTGTACGCGATGTGGTATCGGATGGTGCATCGCGGCCCACGTTGCGGTGAGTGTGCGGGCTGGAGTGGTCGTCGGACTGCTCGTTGCGGGCGAGGTATCCAGTGGTCATGA